The following proteins come from a genomic window of Triticum aestivum cultivar Chinese Spring chromosome 6A, IWGSC CS RefSeq v2.1, whole genome shotgun sequence:
- the LOC123128112 gene encoding rop guanine nucleotide exchange factor 14, whose amino-acid sequence MRMKTLACCRRRPQDFSVDMDQEPEKVTTYNGLESCIFNSSSYDEDSGVSATTGADGCVTADSLEDEASSCSSSKDVDGSSFSSQCLPLSKQEEHSLYELDTLDAIHLLPVKGKNPITYTLSAADIEIMKEKFAKLLLGDDVSGGARGVCAALALSNGITNLSATIFGELWKLEPLCEEKKIRWRKEMDWLLSPTTYMVELVPTKQNGADGCMFEIMTPKARSDVHVNLPALQKLDSMLIEVLDSMVDTEYWYVESGSRSGGQGKNNGERQTKKWWLPSPCVPEQGLSQFQRKRIVFQAKLVHQILKAAKSINEQVLLQIPIPMAVMDALPKSGRSSLGEDLYHAITTDYIPIEEIFVSLSLKTEHSVLETMNRLEGALFAWNQRISEERSRRSPARHSWKFMKDSSSELEKMSACIERVETLIQLLKSRFPNLPPTFIDVVKVQYNEDVGHAIVEAYSRVLVGVAFSILSRVAEIMLEDDLVKKPNTPMASLKFDLSSDVYLAGITETPPGHIRRSLMDQISMVDGRFDAVVKKRGAKQLMW is encoded by the exons atgaggatgaagacgcTGGCCTGCTGCCGGCGGCGGCCGCAGGACTTCAGCGTCGACATGGACCAAGAGCCGGAAA AGGTGACGACATACAATGGCCTCGAGAGCTGCATTTTCAATAGTTCCTCATATGATGAGGATAGTGGCGTTAGTGCAACAACAGGGGCGGATGGCTGTGTCACCGCTGATTCCCTTGAAGATGAAGCTTCAAGTTGCTCCTCCAGCAAAGATGTTGATGGCTCTTCCTTCTCTTCCCAATGCCTTCCATTGAGCAAGCAGGAGGAGCATTCACTTTATGAGTTGGATACGCTCGATGCTATCCATCTACTCCCTGTCAAAGGGAAGAACCCAATCACATATACGTTGAGTGCTGCTGATATCGAAATCATGAAGGAGAAGTTTGCAAAGCTACTGCTTGGTGATGACGTTTCTGGAGGTGCCAGAGGAGTTTGCGCTGCTCTGGCCTTGTCCAATGGCATAACCAATCTCTCAG CCACTATTTTTGGAGAGCTGTGGAAGTTGGAACCATTGTGTGAGGAAAAAAAGATCAGGTGGCGGAAGGAAATGGACTGGTTGCTTTCTCCTACGACCTACATGGTCGAGCTGGTACCCACAAAGCAAAATGGAGCAGATGGGTGCATGTTTGAG ATTATGACCCCGAAGGCCCGTTCAGACGTTCATGTGAACCTTCCTGCTCTACAGAAGCTTGATTCCATGCTAATT GAAGTTCTGGACTCAATGGTGGACACGGAGTATTGGTACGTGGAGAGTGGCAGCCGATCAGGTGGCCAGGGCAAAAATAATGGTGAAAGACAGACCAAAAAGTGGTGGCTTCCATCCCCTTGTGTCCCTGAACAAGGGCTATCTCAGTTTCAGCGAAAAAGGATTGTGTTTCAGGCTAAACTTGTTCATCAAATCCTCAAAGCTGCCAAGTCTATCAACGAACAAGTCCTGCTTCAGATCCCTATTCCCATGGCTGTTATGGACGCCCTTCCAAAG TCTGGCAGATCTAGCTTGGGGGAAGACCTGTACCATGCCATAACCACGGACTATATTCCCATCGAAGAAATCTTTGTTTCTCTGAGTCTGAAAACCGAGCATAGCGTGCTGGAGACCATGAACCGGTTAGAAGGTGCACTGTTTGCATGGAACCAAAGGATCTCAGAGGAGAGAAGCAGGAGGTCCCCTGCACGGCATTCGTGGAAGTTCATGAAGGACAGCTCGTCGGAGCTGGAGAAGATGTCGGCGTGCATCGAAAGGGTCGAGACCCTCATCCAGCTCTTGAAGTCCAGATTCCCCAACCTGCCTCCGACGTTCATCGACGTTGTGAAGGTCCAGTATAACGAG GACGTGGGGCACGCCATCGTGGAGGCCTACTCGAGGGTTCTTGTGGGGGTGGCGTTCAGCATACTGTCTCGGGTGGCGGAGATCATGCTGGAGGACGACCTGGTGAAGAAGCCCAACACGCCCATGGCCTCCCTCAAGTTCGACCTCTCCTCCGACGTGTACCTGGCGGGCATCACGGAGACGCCGCCCGGCCACATCCGGCGGTCCCTCATGGACCAGATCAGCATGGTCGACGGCCGCTTCGACGCCGTCGTCAAGAAGAGAGGGGCCAAGCAGCTCATGTGGTGA